A region of Burkholderiales bacterium JOSHI_001 DNA encodes the following proteins:
- a CDS encoding nitrate ABC transporter, permease protein (PFAM: Binding-protein-dependent transport system inner membrane component~TIGRFAM: nitrate ABC transporter, permease protein) has product MVSAVFHSTLEAAAAPVATAPAKPAATTPPKATPLPAPQDERPGFDWRALAMAVLAPLAGLALLVGVWALLTMKGGAFPTPAQTWDAAVTLFSDPFYRKGPNDQGIGWNILSSLQRVALGFGMAAAVGIPAGFLLGRFALLNRMLNPLISLLRPVSPLAWLPIGLLVFKSANPAAIWTIFICSIWPMVINTAVGVQRVPQDYLNVARVLNLSEWSVMTKILFPAVLPYMLTGVRLSVGTAWLVIVAAEMLTGGVGIGFWVWDEWNNLNVKHIIIAIFVIGIVGLLLEHALMALARRFSYDD; this is encoded by the coding sequence ATGGTTTCTGCTGTCTTTCATTCCACGCTGGAAGCCGCGGCTGCGCCGGTGGCGACCGCTCCGGCCAAGCCCGCGGCCACCACCCCGCCCAAGGCCACACCCTTGCCTGCGCCGCAGGACGAGCGCCCCGGCTTCGACTGGCGCGCCCTGGCCATGGCCGTCTTGGCACCCTTGGCCGGCCTGGCCTTGCTGGTCGGCGTCTGGGCCCTGCTCACCATGAAGGGCGGCGCCTTCCCCACGCCGGCCCAGACCTGGGACGCCGCGGTGACCCTGTTTTCCGACCCCTTCTACCGCAAGGGCCCGAACGACCAGGGCATTGGCTGGAACATCCTCAGCTCTCTGCAGCGCGTGGCCCTGGGCTTCGGCATGGCCGCGGCGGTGGGCATTCCGGCGGGCTTCCTGCTGGGGCGCTTTGCGCTGCTGAACCGCATGCTCAACCCGCTGATCAGCCTGCTGCGCCCGGTGTCGCCGCTGGCCTGGCTGCCGATCGGCCTGCTGGTGTTCAAGAGCGCCAACCCGGCCGCCATCTGGACCATCTTCATCTGCAGCATCTGGCCCATGGTGATCAACACCGCGGTGGGCGTGCAGCGCGTGCCGCAGGACTACCTGAACGTGGCGCGGGTGCTGAACCTGAGCGAGTGGAGCGTGATGACCAAGATCCTGTTCCCCGCGGTGCTGCCCTACATGCTGACCGGCGTGCGCCTGTCGGTGGGCACGGCCTGGCTGGTGATCGTGGCCGCCGAGATGCTGACCGGCGGCGTGGGCATCGGCTTCTGGGTCTGGGACGAATGGAACAACCTGAATGTCAAGCACATCATCATCGCCATCTTCGTCATCGGCATCGTGGGCCTGCTGCTGGAGCATGCGTTGATGGCCCTGGCCCGGCGCTTTTCCTACGACGACTGA
- a CDS encoding putative NAD(P)H quinone oxidoreductase, PIG3 family (PFAM: Alcohol dehydrogenase GroES-like domain; Zinc-binding dehydrogenase~TIGRFAM: putative NAD(P)H quinone oxidoreductase, PIG3 family) has protein sequence MRAIHIASFGKPEVLVETTRPDPAPAAGELLIRVAASGVNRPDVLQRKGHYAPPPGASDLPGLEVAGTIAAGDAAELAAAGFQVGDRICALVAGGGYAELCVAPIAQCLPVPKGLSDIEAASLPETFFTVWSNVFDRARLQPGETLLVQGGASGIGVTAIQLAKAFGAKVIVTAGSDDKCAACKALGADVAINYKTQDFVAEVKAATEGHGADVILDMVAGDYVAREVQCLADDGRIVIIAVQGGVKSEFNAAEVLRRRLLITGSTLRPRPVAFKAAIAQALKARVWPLIEAGRIKSEIHQVFPAAQAAAAHALMESSTHVGKIMLDWTQ, from the coding sequence ATGCGCGCCATCCACATCGCTTCCTTCGGCAAGCCCGAGGTGCTGGTCGAGACCACCCGTCCCGACCCGGCGCCGGCTGCGGGTGAGTTGCTCATCCGCGTGGCCGCTTCGGGCGTGAACCGCCCGGACGTGCTGCAGCGCAAGGGCCACTACGCGCCGCCTCCGGGTGCGAGCGACCTGCCGGGGCTGGAAGTGGCGGGCACCATCGCCGCGGGTGATGCGGCCGAACTGGCCGCCGCCGGCTTCCAGGTCGGCGACCGCATCTGCGCCTTGGTGGCTGGTGGGGGCTACGCCGAACTGTGCGTGGCGCCCATCGCCCAATGCCTGCCGGTGCCCAAAGGCTTGTCCGACATCGAAGCGGCCAGCCTGCCCGAGACCTTCTTCACCGTGTGGTCGAACGTGTTCGACCGCGCGCGCCTGCAGCCGGGCGAAACCCTGCTGGTGCAGGGTGGGGCCAGCGGCATCGGCGTCACCGCCATCCAGCTGGCCAAGGCCTTTGGCGCCAAGGTCATCGTCACCGCCGGCAGCGACGACAAGTGCGCGGCTTGCAAGGCGCTGGGCGCCGATGTCGCCATCAACTACAAGACCCAGGACTTCGTGGCCGAGGTCAAGGCTGCCACCGAAGGCCACGGTGCCGACGTCATCCTGGACATGGTGGCGGGTGACTACGTGGCGCGCGAGGTGCAATGCCTGGCCGACGACGGCCGCATCGTCATCATCGCGGTGCAGGGTGGCGTGAAGAGCGAGTTCAACGCCGCCGAGGTGTTGCGGCGCCGGCTGCTGATCACCGGTTCCACCTTGCGGCCTCGTCCGGTGGCCTTCAAGGCCGCGATTGCGCAGGCACTGAAGGCCAGGGTGTGGCCGCTGATCGAGGCAGGCCGCATCAAGAGTGAAATCCACCAGGTGTTCCCCGCCGCGCAGGCCGCGGCCGCGCACGCCTTGATGGAGTCCAGCACGCATGTCGGCAAGATCATGCTCGACTGGACCCAATGA
- a CDS encoding aspartate/tyrosine/aromatic aminotransferase (PFAM: Aminotransferase class I and II), which produces MRDTIAGLPGSKIREVANAGLGRPDVLAFWFGESDEVTPPEVREAAARSLASGETFYSHNLGLAELREGLRRYTESLHGPLADGRIAVTSSGVSALMLAAQLLVDAGDEVVVVAPVWPNLPAQPTILGGRIRRVALAPDATGAWRLDLQKLMDAVTPATRMLLVNAPNNPTGWTLTRAEQQALLDHCRRTGTWIVADEVYERLWYGPERAAPSFLDIAAPEDRLVVVHSFSKSFLMTGWRLGWVVLPPSHLHAMGTLIEYNTSCAPVFVQRAGLAGLALADSFVPALVARLKACRDTLVPALAALPGVQVALPEGGMYAFLKIAGQDGDSLALAKRLVLDAGLGLAPGAAFGDEGEGWLRWCFASRDPSRLSAGVQRLAGALGL; this is translated from the coding sequence ATGCGCGACACCATCGCCGGCCTGCCCGGCAGCAAGATCCGCGAAGTGGCCAACGCCGGCCTGGGCCGGCCCGACGTGCTGGCCTTCTGGTTCGGCGAAAGCGACGAGGTGACGCCACCCGAAGTGCGTGAGGCCGCGGCACGGTCACTGGCCAGCGGCGAGACCTTCTACAGCCACAACCTGGGCCTGGCCGAGTTGCGCGAAGGCCTGCGCCGCTACACTGAAAGCCTGCACGGCCCCCTGGCCGATGGGCGCATCGCGGTCACGTCCTCGGGCGTGTCGGCGCTGATGCTGGCCGCGCAATTGCTGGTGGACGCCGGCGACGAGGTGGTGGTGGTGGCCCCGGTGTGGCCCAACCTGCCGGCCCAGCCCACCATCCTGGGTGGGCGCATCCGGCGCGTGGCGCTGGCGCCCGACGCCACGGGTGCCTGGCGCCTGGACCTGCAGAAGCTGATGGACGCGGTGACCCCGGCCACCCGCATGCTGCTGGTCAACGCCCCCAACAACCCCACCGGCTGGACCCTCACGCGCGCTGAGCAGCAGGCCCTGCTGGACCACTGCCGCCGCACCGGCACCTGGATCGTGGCCGACGAGGTGTACGAACGCCTGTGGTACGGCCCCGAACGCGCGGCGCCCAGCTTCCTGGACATTGCCGCGCCCGAAGACCGGCTGGTGGTGGTGCACAGCTTTTCCAAGAGCTTCCTGATGACCGGCTGGCGCCTGGGCTGGGTGGTGCTGCCGCCCAGCCACCTGCATGCCATGGGCACGCTGATCGAATACAACACCTCCTGCGCGCCGGTGTTCGTGCAGCGCGCCGGCCTGGCCGGCCTGGCCTTGGCCGACAGCTTCGTGCCGGCGCTGGTGGCGCGCCTGAAGGCCTGCCGCGACACCCTGGTGCCGGCGTTGGCGGCGCTGCCCGGCGTGCAGGTGGCGCTGCCTGAGGGCGGCATGTACGCCTTCCTGAAGATTGCGGGCCAGGACGGCGACAGCCTGGCCCTGGCCAAGCGCCTGGTGCTGGACGCCGGCCTGGGCCTGGCGCCCGGCGCGGCCTTCGGCGACGAGGGTGAAGGCTGGCTGCGCTGGTGTTTCGCATCGCGGGATCCTTCACGCCTGAGCGCTGGGGTGCAGCGCCTGGCCGGGGCGCTGGGCCTGTAG
- a CDS encoding ABC-type branched-chain amino acid transport system, periplasmic component, translating into MSFRSTRRRWLALAAAASAWPMARGAAATGEPIKLALVEGLSGPFANAGEAVFRNLLWAVERVNARGGVKLPGGARPLDLLRFDSKGSAEEALSVLRSALDAGAAFVLQGNSSAVASALIDALNKHNEREPQRRALLLNYSAVEPALTNERCSFWHFRFDANADMRLAALMQVLREDRAVQKVYLIGQDYSFGQHVVKKARELITALRPDIQIVGEELHPLGRVKDFLPYATKIRASGAQAVVTGNWGNDLTLLVKATRDLGLACKFYTFYGNALGVPAALGDAGVGRVLAVAEWHPNQGALASDRFVQAFRRRFTEPRDDYLHLRMQALVQMLATAIERAGRPEATAVARALEGQRYDARELGGFHSGQMRAEDHQFQQPLYVSRMERADTPGVRFDAEGSGYGFKTVRRFEASELTLPSSCRMTRPD; encoded by the coding sequence ATGAGCTTTCGAAGCACGCGCCGCCGCTGGCTGGCGCTGGCGGCCGCTGCGTCGGCCTGGCCGATGGCCCGTGGCGCCGCCGCGACCGGTGAACCCATCAAGCTGGCCCTGGTGGAAGGCCTGTCCGGCCCCTTCGCCAATGCCGGCGAGGCGGTGTTCCGCAACCTGTTGTGGGCCGTGGAGCGGGTGAACGCGCGCGGTGGCGTGAAGCTGCCCGGCGGTGCACGGCCGCTGGACCTGCTGCGCTTTGACAGCAAGGGCAGCGCCGAAGAAGCGCTGTCGGTGCTGCGCAGCGCGCTGGATGCGGGCGCGGCCTTCGTCCTGCAGGGCAACAGTTCGGCGGTGGCCTCGGCCCTGATCGACGCCCTGAACAAGCACAACGAACGGGAGCCGCAGCGCCGCGCGCTGCTGCTGAACTACTCGGCCGTGGAGCCCGCGCTGACGAATGAGCGCTGCAGCTTCTGGCATTTCCGCTTCGACGCCAATGCCGACATGCGACTGGCCGCGCTGATGCAGGTGCTGCGCGAGGACCGCGCCGTGCAGAAGGTCTACCTCATCGGCCAGGACTACAGCTTCGGCCAGCACGTGGTGAAGAAGGCGCGCGAACTGATCACGGCCTTGCGCCCGGACATCCAGATCGTGGGCGAAGAGCTGCACCCGCTGGGCCGGGTGAAGGACTTCCTGCCCTATGCCACCAAGATCCGCGCCAGCGGGGCGCAGGCGGTGGTCACCGGCAACTGGGGCAACGATCTCACGCTGCTGGTGAAGGCCACGCGCGACCTGGGCCTGGCGTGCAAGTTCTACACCTTCTACGGCAACGCCCTGGGCGTGCCCGCGGCCCTGGGTGACGCCGGCGTGGGCCGGGTGCTCGCGGTGGCCGAGTGGCACCCCAACCAGGGCGCCCTGGCGTCCGACCGTTTCGTGCAGGCCTTCCGCCGGCGCTTCACCGAGCCGCGCGACGACTACCTGCACCTGCGCATGCAAGCCCTGGTGCAGATGCTGGCGACGGCCATCGAACGTGCCGGCCGCCCCGAGGCCACCGCGGTGGCGCGCGCGCTGGAAGGCCAGCGCTACGACGCGCGCGAGCTGGGCGGCTTCCATTCGGGCCAGATGCGCGCCGAAGACCACCAGTTCCAGCAGCCGTTGTACGTCAGCCGCATGGAACGCGCCGACACGCCCGGCGTGCGCTTCGACGCTGAAGGCTCGGGTTATGGTTTCAAGACCGTTCGCCGCTTCGAGGCCAGCGAGCTGACCCTGCCCAGCAGCTGCCGCATGACCCGCCCCGATTGA
- a CDS encoding polyribonucleotide nucleotidyltransferase (PFAM: KH domain; S1 RNA binding domain; 3' exoribonuclease family, domain 1; Polyribonucleotide nucleotidyltransferase, RNA binding domain; 3' exoribonuclease family, domain 2~TIGRFAM: polyribonucleotide nucleotidyltransferase), which translates to MSMFNKVTKTFQWGQHSVTLETGEIARQSSGAVVVHMEDTVVLATVVAKSEAKAGQDFFPLTVDYIEKTYAAGKIPGSFFKREGRPSELETLTSRLIDRPIRPLFPEGFFNEVQVVVHVLSLNPEVQADIAALIGTSAALAISGIPFNGPIGAARVGYVNGEYVLNPGKTQLADSKMDLVVAGTEAAVLMVESEAQMLSEEIMLGAVVYGHDQGKIAINAINELVRDAGKPEWQWQAPAKNEPFIAKVNALADGPLRAAYQIRSKQARTQACRDVTSNVLAALKAEGIEFDKVEVEGLLFEIESRIVRGQILAGEPRIDGRDTRTVRPIEIRTGVLPRTHGSALFTRGETQAVVVATLGTDRDAQRIDALAGEFEERFMLHYNMPPFATGETGRVGSPKRREIGHGRLAKRALVAALPSKEDFPYSIRVVSEITESNGSSSMASVCGGCLSLMDAGVPMKAHVAGIAMGLIKDGNRFAVLTDILGDEDHLGDMDFKVAGTTGGITALQMDIKIQGITKEIMQVALAQAKEARLHILGKMQDAVGGAKTEVSQFAPRLYTMKINPEKIRDVIGKGGATIRALTEETGCTIDIGEDGTITIASTDADKAEFAKKRITEITAEAEIGKVYEGPVTKILDFGALINILPGKDGLLHISQIAHQRVEKVEDFLKEGQVVKVKVLETDEKGRIKLSMKALLERPEGMEEERSERPPRRDYGDRGDRGDRGPRRDRNDRGDRGDRGDRPPRAERTDAAPADAPSEGGHEQQQQQQ; encoded by the coding sequence ATGAGCATGTTCAACAAGGTCACCAAGACCTTCCAGTGGGGCCAACACAGCGTCACGCTGGAAACCGGCGAAATCGCCCGCCAGTCCAGCGGCGCCGTCGTGGTGCACATGGAAGACACCGTGGTGCTGGCCACCGTGGTGGCCAAGAGCGAAGCCAAGGCCGGCCAGGACTTCTTTCCCCTGACCGTCGACTACATCGAGAAGACCTATGCCGCCGGCAAGATCCCCGGCAGTTTCTTCAAGCGCGAAGGCCGCCCCAGCGAGCTGGAAACCCTGACCAGCCGCCTGATCGACCGCCCCATCCGCCCGCTGTTCCCCGAAGGCTTCTTCAATGAAGTGCAGGTGGTGGTGCACGTGCTGAGCCTGAACCCCGAGGTGCAGGCCGACATCGCCGCCCTGATCGGCACCAGCGCCGCGCTGGCCATCTCCGGCATCCCGTTCAACGGCCCCATCGGCGCCGCGCGCGTGGGCTATGTGAACGGCGAGTACGTGCTGAACCCGGGCAAGACCCAGCTGGCCGACAGCAAGATGGACCTGGTGGTGGCCGGCACCGAAGCCGCCGTGCTGATGGTGGAATCGGAAGCGCAGATGCTGTCCGAAGAGATCATGCTGGGCGCGGTGGTCTATGGCCACGACCAGGGCAAGATCGCGATCAATGCGATCAACGAACTGGTGCGCGACGCCGGCAAGCCCGAATGGCAATGGCAGGCCCCGGCCAAGAACGAGCCCTTCATCGCCAAGGTGAATGCGCTGGCCGACGGCCCGCTGCGCGCGGCCTACCAGATCCGCAGCAAGCAGGCCCGCACCCAGGCCTGCCGCGACGTCACCAGCAACGTGCTGGCGGCACTGAAGGCCGAGGGCATCGAGTTCGACAAGGTCGAGGTCGAAGGCCTGCTGTTCGAGATCGAATCGCGCATCGTGCGCGGCCAGATCCTGGCCGGCGAACCCCGCATCGACGGCCGCGACACCCGCACCGTGCGCCCCATCGAAATCCGCACTGGCGTGCTGCCCCGCACCCACGGCTCGGCCCTGTTCACCCGCGGTGAAACCCAGGCCGTGGTCGTGGCCACCCTCGGCACCGACCGCGACGCACAGCGCATCGACGCCCTGGCCGGTGAATTCGAAGAACGCTTCATGCTCCACTACAACATGCCCCCCTTCGCCACCGGCGAAACGGGCCGTGTGGGCAGCCCCAAGCGGCGCGAAATCGGCCACGGCCGCCTGGCCAAGCGCGCGCTGGTCGCGGCCCTGCCCAGCAAGGAAGACTTTCCGTATTCCATCCGCGTGGTCAGCGAGATCACCGAATCCAACGGTTCCTCGTCCATGGCCAGCGTCTGCGGCGGCTGCCTGTCGCTGATGGACGCCGGCGTGCCGATGAAGGCCCACGTGGCCGGCATCGCCATGGGCCTGATCAAGGACGGCAACCGCTTTGCGGTGCTGACCGACATCCTGGGTGACGAAGATCACCTGGGCGACATGGACTTCAAGGTGGCCGGCACCACGGGCGGCATCACCGCGCTGCAGATGGACATCAAGATCCAGGGCATCACCAAGGAAATCATGCAGGTGGCGCTGGCGCAGGCCAAGGAAGCGCGCCTGCACATCCTGGGCAAGATGCAGGACGCCGTGGGCGGCGCCAAGACCGAGGTGAGCCAGTTCGCCCCGCGCCTGTACACGATGAAGATCAACCCGGAGAAGATCCGCGACGTCATCGGCAAGGGCGGCGCCACCATCCGCGCGCTGACCGAAGAGACCGGCTGCACCATCGACATCGGCGAAGACGGCACCATCACCATCGCCAGCACCGACGCCGACAAGGCCGAGTTCGCCAAGAAGCGCATCACCGAGATCACGGCCGAAGCTGAAATCGGCAAGGTCTACGAAGGCCCGGTCACCAAGATCCTGGACTTCGGCGCCCTGATCAACATCCTGCCCGGCAAGGACGGCCTGCTGCACATCAGCCAGATCGCCCACCAGCGCGTGGAAAAGGTCGAGGACTTCCTGAAGGAAGGCCAGGTGGTGAAGGTCAAGGTGCTGGAAACCGACGAGAAGGGCCGCATCAAGCTGAGCATGAAAGCCCTGCTGGAGCGCCCCGAAGGCATGGAAGAAGAGCGCAGCGAGCGTCCCCCGCGCCGTGACTACGGCGACCGCGGTGACCGTGGCGACCGCGGCCCGCGCCGTGACCGCAACGACCGTGGCGATCGCGGTGACCGTGGCGACCGCCCCCCGCGTGCCGAGCGCACCGATGCGGCGCCGGCGGACGCGCCCAGCGAAGGCGGCCACGAGCAGCAACAGCAGCAACAGTAA
- a CDS encoding putative glycoprotease GCP (PFAM: Glycoprotease family~TIGRFAM: putative glycoprotease GCP; metallohydrolase, glycoprotease/Kae1 family), producing the protein MNVLGIESSCDETGVALVSMDGAAPPRLRAHALHSQVTMHQAFGGVVPELASRDHIRRVLPLTRQVLQDAGATLADIDTVAYTRGPGLAGALLVGAGTAAALAMALGRPLLAVHHLEGHLLSPFLSADPPEFPFVALLVSGGHTQLMRVSGVGQYELLGETIDDAAGEAFDKSAKLMGLGYPGGPALAHLATQGRADVFKLPRPLLHSGDLDFSFAGLKTAVLTQVRKLGPEPTPQQLADLAAGTQAAIVEVLVKKSLAALKHTDLQRLVVAGGVGANAELRRQLNEACARRGVRVHYPELALCTDNGAMIALAAALRWQAGLALPRNDGSFDVRPRWPLDEIETP; encoded by the coding sequence ATGAATGTGCTGGGCATTGAATCGTCCTGTGACGAGACCGGCGTGGCCTTGGTCAGCATGGACGGCGCCGCGCCGCCGCGCCTGCGCGCGCACGCCCTGCACAGCCAGGTGACGATGCACCAGGCCTTCGGTGGTGTGGTGCCGGAGCTGGCGTCACGCGACCACATTCGCCGCGTGCTGCCGCTGACACGCCAGGTCTTGCAGGACGCTGGCGCGACACTGGCCGACATCGACACCGTGGCTTATACCCGTGGCCCCGGCCTGGCCGGCGCGCTGCTGGTGGGGGCGGGCACGGCCGCCGCGCTGGCCATGGCGCTGGGCCGGCCGCTGCTGGCGGTGCACCACCTGGAGGGCCACCTGCTGTCGCCCTTCCTGTCGGCGGACCCGCCAGAGTTTCCCTTTGTGGCCCTGCTGGTGTCGGGTGGCCACACGCAACTGATGCGGGTGTCCGGGGTCGGTCAGTACGAACTGCTGGGCGAGACCATCGACGACGCTGCCGGCGAAGCCTTCGACAAAAGCGCCAAGCTGATGGGCCTGGGCTACCCGGGTGGGCCGGCCTTGGCCCATCTGGCCACCCAGGGGCGCGCCGATGTGTTCAAGCTGCCGCGCCCCTTGCTGCACAGCGGCGACCTGGACTTTTCCTTCGCCGGGCTGAAGACTGCGGTGCTCACCCAGGTGCGCAAGCTGGGCCCCGAACCCACGCCGCAGCAGCTGGCCGACCTGGCCGCGGGCACGCAGGCGGCCATCGTCGAGGTGCTGGTGAAGAAGTCGCTGGCGGCACTGAAACACACCGACCTGCAGCGCCTGGTGGTGGCCGGCGGCGTGGGCGCCAATGCCGAACTGCGGCGGCAACTGAACGAAGCCTGTGCGCGGCGCGGCGTGCGGGTGCACTACCCTGAACTGGCCCTGTGCACCGACAACGGCGCCATGATCGCCCTGGCTGCGGCTTTGCGCTGGCAGGCCGGTCTGGCCCTGCCGCGCAACGACGGAAGCTTCGACGTGCGGCCACGCTGGCCGCTGGACGAGATCGAGACCCCATGA
- a CDS encoding ribosomal protein S15 (PFAM: Ribosomal protein S15~TIGRFAM: ribosomal protein S15, bacterial/organelle), translating to MSVAETKTAEIVKANARGANDTGSPEVQVALLTARINELTPHFKTHLKDHHGRRGLLKMVSRRRKLLDYLKGKDADRYTALIQKLGLRK from the coding sequence ATGTCCGTCGCAGAAACGAAGACCGCCGAAATCGTCAAGGCCAACGCCCGTGGCGCCAACGACACCGGCTCCCCCGAAGTTCAGGTCGCGCTGCTCACCGCGCGCATCAACGAACTCACCCCCCACTTCAAGACCCACCTGAAGGACCACCACGGCCGCCGCGGCCTGCTGAAGATGGTCAGCCGCCGCCGCAAGCTGCTGGACTACCTGAAGGGCAAGGACGCCGACCGCTACACCGCGCTGATCCAGAAGCTGGGCCTGCGCAAGTAA
- a CDS encoding ABC-type nitrate/sulfonate/bicarbonate transport system, periplasmic component, whose product MTHTKPPVDLTRRLGLKAAAATAAAGMIPGLQAAVYAQGSDKPEKEEVRIGFIPLTDCASVVMASVLGFDKKYGVKIVPTKEASWAGVRDKLVNGELDMAHVLWGLIYGVQMGVSGPKKDMAILMNLNHNGQAITLSKKLADKGAVDGASLAKVMARDKGDYTFAQTFPTGTHAMWLYYWMAANGINPMKDAKVITVPPPQMVANMRVGNMDGYCVGEPWNHRAIIDGIGVTATTTQDIWKDHPEKALGTTADFVKKNPNTCRAVIMAVLEAGRWIDANLSNKNKMAETIADKSYVNTGVDAINQRILGRYQNGMGKTWDDPNHMKFFNDGVVNFPYLSDGMWFLTQHKRWGLLKDHPDYLAVAKQVNQVDLYKQAATALKVSLPKSDLRATKFMDGITWDSSNPAKYADSFKVKA is encoded by the coding sequence ATGACTCACACCAAGCCACCCGTTGACCTGACCCGCCGCCTGGGCCTGAAGGCCGCCGCGGCCACCGCAGCCGCAGGAATGATTCCTGGCCTGCAGGCCGCCGTGTACGCCCAAGGCTCGGACAAGCCTGAAAAGGAAGAGGTGCGCATCGGCTTCATCCCGTTGACCGACTGCGCCAGCGTGGTGATGGCCAGCGTGCTGGGCTTCGACAAGAAGTACGGCGTGAAGATCGTGCCCACCAAGGAGGCCAGCTGGGCCGGCGTGCGCGACAAGCTGGTGAACGGCGAGCTGGACATGGCCCATGTGCTGTGGGGCTTGATCTACGGTGTGCAGATGGGCGTGTCCGGGCCGAAGAAGGACATGGCCATCCTGATGAACCTGAACCACAACGGCCAGGCCATCACGCTGAGCAAGAAGCTGGCGGACAAGGGCGCGGTGGACGGCGCTTCACTGGCCAAGGTGATGGCCCGGGACAAGGGTGACTACACCTTCGCGCAGACCTTCCCCACCGGCACGCATGCCATGTGGCTGTATTACTGGATGGCGGCCAACGGCATCAACCCGATGAAGGACGCCAAGGTCATCACCGTGCCGCCGCCGCAGATGGTGGCCAATATGCGCGTGGGCAACATGGACGGCTACTGCGTGGGCGAGCCCTGGAACCACCGCGCCATCATCGACGGCATCGGCGTCACCGCCACCACCACCCAGGACATCTGGAAGGACCACCCCGAGAAGGCCCTGGGCACCACGGCCGACTTCGTCAAGAAGAACCCCAACACCTGCCGCGCCGTGATCATGGCGGTGCTGGAAGCGGGCCGCTGGATTGACGCCAACCTGTCGAACAAGAACAAGATGGCCGAGACCATCGCCGACAAGAGCTATGTGAACACCGGGGTGGACGCCATCAACCAGCGCATCCTGGGCCGCTACCAGAACGGCATGGGCAAGACCTGGGACGACCCCAACCACATGAAGTTCTTCAACGACGGCGTGGTGAACTTCCCCTACCTGAGCGACGGCATGTGGTTCCTCACCCAGCACAAGCGCTGGGGCCTGCTGAAGGACCACCCCGACTACCTGGCGGTGGCCAAGCAGGTGAACCAGGTGGACCTGTACAAGCAAGCCGCCACGGCGCTGAAGGTCAGCCTGCCCAAGAGCGACCTGCGCGCCACCAAGTTCATGGACGGCATCACCTGGGACAGCAGCAACCCGGCCAAGTACGCCGATTCCTTCAAGGTCAAGGCCTGA
- a CDS encoding nitrate transport ATP-binding subunits C and D (PFAM: ABC transporter~TIGRFAM: nitrate transport ATP-binding subunits C and D): protein MNHFIEVQNAEMVFNTKKGRFHALREIHLNVDPGEFITLIGHSGCGKSTLLNLIAGLTLPTSGVLLCDNREINAPGPERAVVFQNHSLLPWLTCFDNVHLAVERVFGGKEEKPQLRARTQAALELVGMGHACAKRPHEISGGMKQRVGIARALAMEPKVLLMDEPFGALDALTRAHLQDELLKIVARTQSTVVMVTHDVDEAVLLSDRIVMMTNGPAATIGQILCVDLPRPRDRVALAEDPKYVHCRKEVLDFLYTRHGHVEKQAA from the coding sequence ATGAACCACTTCATCGAAGTGCAGAACGCCGAGATGGTGTTCAACACGAAAAAGGGGCGCTTCCATGCGCTGCGCGAGATCCACCTGAACGTGGACCCGGGCGAGTTCATCACTCTCATCGGCCACAGCGGCTGCGGCAAGAGCACGCTGCTGAACCTGATCGCGGGCCTCACCCTGCCCACCTCGGGCGTGCTGTTGTGCGACAACAGGGAAATCAACGCCCCCGGCCCCGAGCGCGCGGTGGTGTTCCAGAACCACTCGCTGCTGCCCTGGCTGACCTGCTTCGACAACGTGCACCTGGCGGTGGAGCGGGTGTTCGGCGGCAAGGAAGAAAAGCCCCAGTTGCGTGCGCGCACCCAGGCCGCGCTGGAACTGGTGGGCATGGGCCACGCGTGCGCCAAGCGCCCGCACGAGATTTCCGGCGGCATGAAGCAGCGCGTGGGCATCGCCCGGGCGCTGGCCATGGAACCCAAGGTGCTGCTGATGGACGAACCCTTCGGCGCCCTGGACGCGCTGACGCGCGCGCACCTGCAGGACGAGTTGCTGAAGATCGTGGCGCGCACCCAAAGCACGGTGGTGATGGTGACCCACGACGTGGACGAGGCGGTGCTGCTGAGCGACCGCATCGTGATGATGACCAACGGGCCCGCGGCCACCATCGGCCAGATCCTGTGCGTCGATTTGCCGCGCCCGCGCGACCGCGTGGCCCTGGCCGAGGACCCCAAGTACGTGCATTGCCGCAAAGAGGTGCTGGACTTCCTGTACACCCGCCACGGCCACGTCGAAAAGCAGGCCGCATGA